Within Deinococcus actinosclerus, the genomic segment CGTCACCGCGCCGGCGCCCGCTCCGGCACCCAGCCCCACGGCGCCGGGCAGCTTCGCGCAGCAGGTCCTCGACCTCACGAACGCCGCGCGCGCCGTCCCGCGTAGCTGCGGGGCGACCAGCTACGCCGCCGCCGCCCCGCTGACCTGGAACGCGCAGCTCGGGCAGGCCGCGCAGGGCCACGCGGCCGACATGGCGACCCAGAACTACTTCAGCCACACCAGCCTGGACGGTCGCACCTTCGCGCAGCGCATCGTGAACGCCGGCTACACCGCGTACCGTACCCTCGGCGAGAACATCGCCGCCGGGCAGACCACCCCCCAGGCGGTCGTGGACGGCTGGCTCAAGAGCGAGGGCCACTGCAGGAACCTCATGAACCCCGCCTTCAGGGAACTCGGCGTCGGCTACGCCTACAGCGGCGCCAGCACCTACAAGCACTACTGGGTGCAGGACTTCGGCGCCCGCTGACTGCAGGACAGGGGCGGGGGAGGCTGCAACCGGCCTCCCCCGCCCCTGTATCGGGCGTTACGAGAACAGCTGCCGGTACTCGCCGTACCCCTGCGCCTCCAGCTCCGAGACAGGCACGAAGCGCATGGCGGCCGAGTTGATGCAGTAGCGCAGCCCCCCGTGCTCACGCGGGCCGTCCGGGAACACGTGCCCCAGGTGCGAATCCGCCACGGCCGACCGGACCTCGGTGCGCGCGTACCCGATCTTGTAATCGGTATTCTCCGTCAGCGTCACGCTGGGAATCGGGCGCGTGAAGCTGGGCCACCCGCACCCCGCGTCGTACTTGTCCAGGCTGGAGAACAGCGGCTCGCCGCTCACCACGTCCACGTAGATGCCCTCTTCCGTGTGATCCCAGTACTCCCCGGTGAAGGCCCGCTCGGTGCCCTCGTGCTGGGTCACGCTGTACTGCATGGGCGTCAGCCGCTCCCGCAGCTCCGCATCCGACGGTTTCACGAACGGCTTGTCAGTCATGAGGGCAGTCTAGGCGCGCGGGGCCGCTGGGACGGTAACGGAAAGTAGGAAGTAGGGAGTGGATGGGATGCAGGCCTCCGACCCACTGCCCACTTCCTGCTCTCCACTGCCCGCTTACAGCGGAATGTTGCCGTGTTTCTTGTAGGGCCGCGCTTCTTCCTTGTCGCGGAGCATCTCGAAGGTCTGGATCAGGACGCGCCTCGTGTCCTCCATGGGGATCACGTCGTCGATGTAGCCCTTGGCGGCGGCGACGTAGGGGTTGTCGAAGGCGTCCTTGTACTCGGCGATCTTCTGCGCGCGGGTCGCGTCGGGGTTGTCGCTGCTTTGAATGTCGCGGCGGTACACGATGTTCGCCGCGCCCTCGGCGCCCATGACGGCCACGGCGGCGGTCGGCCAGGCGTACACGACGTCGGCGCCCATGTCGCGGCTGTTCATGGCGAGGTACGCCCCGCCGTAGCTCTTGCGGGTGATCAGGGTGACCTTGGGGACGGTCGCCTCGGCGTAGGCGTAGAGCATCTTCGCGCCGTGCCGGATGATCCCGGCGTGTTCCTGCGCCACGCCCGGCAGGAAGCCCGTGACGTCCACCAGCGTCAGGATGGGGATGTTGTAGCAGTCGCAGGTGCGGATGAACCGCGCGGCCTTGTCCGACGCATCAATGTTCAGCGTGCCCGCCATGACGCGCGGATTGTTCGCCACGATGCCCACCGACTCGCCGTTCAGGCGCGCGAAGCCCACGACGATGTTCTTCGCCCAGTTCGGCTGGATTTCCAGGAAGGTGCCGTCGTCCACGAGTTCGTGGATCACGTCGTGCATCGCGTACGGTTTGCGCTGGTCCGGCACGACGATGTCCAGCAGCCGCTCGTTCGTGCGGGTGGCGGGGTCCTGGCTGGGGTGCGCGGGGGCCTTCTCGTGCGCGTTCTGCGGCAGGTACCCCAGCAGGTCCCGGATGCCCGCCAGGACGGCCTCGTCGCCGTCGTACGCGAGGTGGGCGACGCCACTCTTGCGGGTGTGGACGTCCGCGCCGCCCAGCTGGTCGAAGGTGACGTCCTCGCGCGTGACGGACTTGATGACCTCGGGCCCCGTGATGAACATGTAGCTGCTGCCCTCGCTCATCAGGATGAAGTCCGTCAGCGCCGGGGAGTACACCGCGCCGCCCGCGCAGGGCCCCAGGATCGCGCTGATCTGCGGCACCGCGCCCGAGTAGATCGCGTTCCGGTAGAAGATCTCGCCGTAGCCGCTCAGGGAGTCCACGCCTTCCTGGATGCGCGCCCCGGCGCTGTCGTTCAGGCCGATCACCGGGCAGCCGGTCCTGGCGGCCATGTCCATGATCTTGGTGATCTTCGCGGCGTTCATCTTGCCTAAAGAACCGCCCAGCACCGTGAAGTCCTGGCTGAACACGAACACCTGCCGCCCGTCGATGGTGCCGCGCCCGGTCACGACGCCCTCGCCGGGGGCGTCCACGCCCTGCATCAGGCGGCCGCCGCGGTGCTCGACGAAGGTGCCCATCTCCAGGAAGCTGCCGGGGTCCAGCAGCGCGTCGATCCGCTCGCGGGCCGTGAGTTTCCCACCGGCCTTCTGTTTCTTCAGGCGCTCCGCGCCGCCGCCCTGTTCGACCCGCGTGCGGCGCTGCTCCATCGCCGCGATCAGTTCCTGTAACTCCACGCCCGCTTTCGTCATGCGCGCATGCTACCCAAACGGGCGTTAGGTGCGCGCGTGACCGCGGCGGGAACAGCCGGGCGAGGTCGGCAGGCGCCCGGCTGACCGCCCCCTACAGCTCCTGCCGGGCTTCTTTCAGCAGTTCGGAGAGGCGCGACAGGCAGCGGCTGTACTTCTTCGCGTACGCCCCGTGCCGGTACGTGTCACTGAACAGCCCGCCCAGGTTGGTGCCGGTGAACGCGGCGTGCAGCCCCAGGTCGTACAGCTTGTCGATGAAATGCACGAAGCGCAGCGCCACGTTCTGGTCGGGCATGGGCGTCAGGTCGGTCACGGCGACGGCACTGACTCCCTGCAGCAGGCGCGTGAAACGGCTGGGGTGCACCTGCAGCAGGTGGCGGCTGAGGTCGCGGTGGTTCAGGCGGGCCAGCGTGGGGTGGTTCTGCCGGGCCTCCCAGGCGGTGAACTCGGCCGGGGTCAGGACGTCCTCGGGGCGCACGCCGCGCTGGCGGTAGTCCGGGCCGTCGATGCGGTGCGTCTCGAAGCGGCTGGCGATCGCCTGGATCTGCCGCTGGAAGTCGCTGGCGTTGAAGCGGCCCTGGCCCAGCGCGCCGGGCTCGGTGTTGCTCGTGGCGATCACGCTCGTCCCGCCGGGCATCAGCTGCCCCAGGAACGTGTTCGCCATGT encodes:
- the zapE gene encoding cell division protein ZapE, with product MIDLLSRNPSLDPDALTAELAPTPRYQGVRFATYHPNVAYPSQEEARVATQTFLKGAQVRPGGFRLFRRAKPEGRGLYLDGGFGVGKTHLLASAWHEAPGRAALMSFQDLMYIIGALGMTRAVDAFRGHDLLLIDEFELDDPGNTHMANTFLGQLMPGGTSVIATSNTEPGALGQGRFNASDFQRQIQAIASRFETHRIDGPDYRQRGVRPEDVLTPAEFTAWEARQNHPTLARLNHRDLSRHLLQVHPSRFTRLLQGVSAVAVTDLTPMPDQNVALRFVHFIDKLYDLGLHAAFTGTNLGGLFSDTYRHGAYAKKYSRCLSRLSELLKEARQEL
- the msrB gene encoding peptide-methionine (R)-S-oxide reductase MsrB, which codes for MTDKPFVKPSDAELRERLTPMQYSVTQHEGTERAFTGEYWDHTEEGIYVDVVSGEPLFSSLDKYDAGCGWPSFTRPIPSVTLTENTDYKIGYARTEVRSAVADSHLGHVFPDGPREHGGLRYCINSAAMRFVPVSELEAQGYGEYRQLFS
- a CDS encoding acyl-CoA carboxylase subunit beta, producing MTKAGVELQELIAAMEQRRTRVEQGGGAERLKKQKAGGKLTARERIDALLDPGSFLEMGTFVEHRGGRLMQGVDAPGEGVVTGRGTIDGRQVFVFSQDFTVLGGSLGKMNAAKITKIMDMAARTGCPVIGLNDSAGARIQEGVDSLSGYGEIFYRNAIYSGAVPQISAILGPCAGGAVYSPALTDFILMSEGSSYMFITGPEVIKSVTREDVTFDQLGGADVHTRKSGVAHLAYDGDEAVLAGIRDLLGYLPQNAHEKAPAHPSQDPATRTNERLLDIVVPDQRKPYAMHDVIHELVDDGTFLEIQPNWAKNIVVGFARLNGESVGIVANNPRVMAGTLNIDASDKAARFIRTCDCYNIPILTLVDVTGFLPGVAQEHAGIIRHGAKMLYAYAEATVPKVTLITRKSYGGAYLAMNSRDMGADVVYAWPTAAVAVMGAEGAANIVYRRDIQSSDNPDATRAQKIAEYKDAFDNPYVAAAKGYIDDVIPMEDTRRVLIQTFEMLRDKEEARPYKKHGNIPL
- a CDS encoding CAP domain-containing protein, with the protein product MPTALLRGGAAALLALTLAACGSTTSPSAGTPGAGTSGPAEPAQGTGLAAQAVATPVALSAGQTQQLNVTVNGQPAQPGQLKWTTSNAAVATVTQTGLVTAVAAGSATVRAALATNPGAYLDFPVTVAAVTAPAPAPAPSPTAPGSFAQQVLDLTNAARAVPRSCGATSYAAAAPLTWNAQLGQAAQGHAADMATQNYFSHTSLDGRTFAQRIVNAGYTAYRTLGENIAAGQTTPQAVVDGWLKSEGHCRNLMNPAFRELGVGYAYSGASTYKHYWVQDFGAR